TTTCGCCGGACCGGACGGAGATGAAGTTGCTGTCCTTTTTCAGGGAATCCAGCGAGTAGATTTCGGGGGCGAGAATCTGGTAGTAACCGTTGAAAATCTTCGGCGCGGGGCGCTTCTTGTAGTAGTAGGAATCTTCTTCCTGCTTCTTTTTCTTGTTCTTCTTGTCCTTGTCGCGCAGGTTCCCGAGCATGTTCTCGAATTCACCGCTGCGTTCGTCCATTTCGTCGCAGCCGGCGCTGTTGACCTTGTAGCCGCGTCCCTTGGGAAGGTTCGAGTCGGCGACGGCGGCCTTGCAGGGGTATTTCTTCTTGTCGGCGGGAATCACCATCACGTGTTCGTCACGGATGGAATCGCCGAGGTAGATGGAGTCGCCGGGATAAATCCAGTGCGGGTCCTGGATGTGCCTGTTGTTTTCCCAGAGGTCGGGCCAGGCAAACGGGTCGTGCAGGTATTCGTCGCTCAGGTCCCAGAGGGTATCACCTTCCTTGACCACGTAGGCGGAGGCAATCAGGGCCGATAGACCGAGGGTGATGGTCGCACACTTGAAAAACTTCATACAGAACCTTGTAACCCTTTGAATGAAAACGAGTTAACTGCTTATAATTTAATCTTTTCTTTTACGGGGTGGCTACTTTTTTTGCACGAAATGCGGGATATCGCCCTGTTTTTTGCGGAAAACCTGCTCCCTGGGACGTTCGACCTTGAGGTTTCTGCTGTTTTTTGCCGCAAAACCGCCCAAAACGCCAACCCTGTCGGGGACGAAGAGCATCAGCAGGTCGAATTTTCCCGTACCGGGCTCGAGATACAGGGGGATGTTCTTGCGGAGCATGTAGCCTTCGGCACGGAACCGCTTGACGTATTTCCCTGCAGATTCGAGGTCGCCCGCCTGCAGGATGATGCGCTCGGGGCGCGCTCCGGCGATGGCCTGGATCTGTTCTGCGTTCAGGGGTTCTTCCACCGGGACGTTCAGGTAGAATGTCCAGCGGCCCTCATTGTCCTTGTGGGAGAAGAACTTCTCGAGGAACGCGGCTTCGAGATGCCCGCGGTGGAACTTGAGCGAGCCTCCCGCGAGGTTGCGGGAATTCATTTTCGAGGACTCCATCGCGGATTCGCGGCAGTCGAGGGTGTCGACCTGGTCGAAATCCTGGGCGAGGCTGGATGCCACGAGGCTAGGCCCGCAGTAGAATTCGAAGAACTTGTCGCCCGCGGCAGGGTGGATGGCGTCGCGGATGCGCTCGGGAAGTTCAATCCATGCGTCCTTGATTCTCGGGGACCAGTCGAGCACGTGCATCGAAAAGCCCGTGCCCGCGATGGGCATGAACGCGCTTCCGAAAATGCCGCGCATGTCGACGCGCATCTTGAGCTGTGCGGCGGGGTCGAATATGTGGTTCGGCGTGCACTGGATCTGGTGGCAGCTGATGACCTGCGGGTAGTTGTGCTGGATGAACTCGACGAGGGTCTTGATTTCGTGGCCGGAGTTCTTGCCGTGCACGTTCGCCTGTATGAGGAGAGCGAACCTCCCGTCACCGGTGGCGCGGAACCATATCTGGCGGAGCGCCTTCTTGATGGTGCGGAGGTGATCCTTGTGCAACTGGTCGAAAATTCCCTGTACGGGCTCGGGCGGCTCCATTCCTTTGGCGGGGGCGTCGAGCACGAGCGTCTCGTGTCCGTTCACGAGCTTGTTTATGATGCGCCAGTCGCTGTGTTCGCTTACGGCGTCGCGCGTGAACCAGGCCTGGATTTTACCGGGAACGCGTTCGTTCTCGGCCCATGCGGCGAGCTGCTGCTTGAGGTCTTCGAAACTGGCGACTCTTGCTTTTGCCGGAGCGGGCTTTGCGGGTGCGGCCTTCTGACCTTGCCTTGAATTGTTCTGCCTGGCCTGCTGGCCGGAAGCGGACTTGCTTGAAGACGCATGGAATCTGCCGGCGACCAACTTCTTCGGGGCGCGGCCGGCGGTTGTATTCTTTCTTGTGTTCTTGAACATCTGGTATTACTCTTGAGGGGCTTGCTACACGAAGAAGCGCGGATAAATCCAGGAGCATTCTCTGGCAAGCATTTTCGGGAATTCGCGGAATGTCCCGTTTATCTGGAAAAGGTTCAGGCCACCTTCCACCGGCGAGAGCGAGATGACGCTGTCGGCGCGGGACTGGAGGTAGGGGTATTCGTCGTTGTTGCATGCGGTCACGACGGCGCAACCGGTAAGCGCGATGATGGTGTCGACCATCTGCATCAAGATCTGGTGCGGCGAGCCCGTGAGTCGCATGGACTTCGGGTTGTGGAGCACGGCGGATATCGGGTCGATGACCACCACGCGGTAGTCGTGGTTCTCGAGCTTCTTCGCACCTTCGATGCGCTTTGCGATGAGCTGCGCCGTCTCGAGCGGGGAGAGCGCTGTTCCGCGCAGGTTCAAGAAACCGAACTTGGGCGTACTCGCGTTGAGCCCGCGCTTGTTGCCGAGCAGGTGGAGTCTGTTCAGGAACACGGACTTCGTGAGCTCGAAGTTGATGAACAGCACGTCGTTCGAGGTGGTCGCGTTGCCGAACCATTCTTCGCCGTAGCAAATGGAAAGGGCCATGTCCATGAGGGCAAGCGACTTGCCGCTCTTGGGCGGTGCCTGGAACAGGAAGAATTCGCCTGCGCGCAGCATGTTCTCGATGATGCTCGCGTCTTTCTTGGGCGGTTCCTCGCTGTCGCTGGCAAGTTCGATGAGCGGCTTGCCGTCGAGGGAGTATTCCACCCACTCCTTCCATTCCTTGAAGTTCTTCGCGCCCTGTTCCGTGGCGATGAGGTACTGTTGCTTGCCGCCGCGGAGCACGCCCGGCATGCGGGCCATGAAACTCGGGCTCTTGTTGGCGGAATCAATCTTGAAGCCCTGGGAATCGAGCGTCTTGAACAGGAAATCGATGCGCTCGTCGTATTCTTCGCGGTCGGCGGCGCCAATCTTCACCCAGGCCTGCACGGAGTTCGCGCCCGTGTTCACGAGGGCGGCGCAGGGGAGGTTCAAAGCCTTGTAGTAGGCGAGCTGTTTTGCCAGCGACATTTTCGGGTTGTCGATGACCGCATAGCGGTAACGCCAGCTTTCGTCGGTGGCATCCGGTCCGCCTTTCGCCGCGTTCACGCATATGAGCGCGCCGTCCTGGCAGTCCAGGCTCTTCATGATCTTCTTGATGGTATCGTCGCGGTCGACGATGTTCGAAACCAGTTCGGTGGTCGCTGTGGGCGTGTCCGAAATCTTGAACTCGATGGTCTCGTCCTTTTCGAACGCTACTTCGAGGAGCTTCGCGAGGTCCTTTCTCCAGTCGGCTGCGGGCCAGGGAATGGAAAGGGCTTCCGGGTCAATCTTGAAATTCTGCAGGAGTTCCATCGACTGCGTGTCGAGGCCGAGCGCGAGCATCTGCTCCATCGAAATCATTCCGGTGGGGAGCGGCGAGATAATCGTGGGCTTCGGCATGGCTTCCACTACGGGCGCCTGTCCTACGGGTGCAGGCGCCGCCGGAGCTTCCTGACGGACTTCCTCGCGTTCGCTGGAACGCTTCTCCGAAGAGAACGCCCTGCGCAAGACCTGTTCGACTTCGTCCGGGGAGAGGCCTTCGTCCCGGGCCTTTCCGCCCAGCTGGAAACTCGCGTCCATGAAGGTCCAGCCCTCTTCCTTTGCGGCTTCGCCCGCCTTGTAGAGCTCGCTCTTCAGGTCGTTCGGGTTGAACTTTGTCTTGAGGAACAGGTTGATGACTTTTCTTGCGCTTTCCATAAGAGACCTCTGTTCTGTTTATGGTTTCAAGATAATTTTATCAGGCGCTTCCCGTCTAGGGGGTCTTGATGCGGAGCCTCGCAAATTCGTAAAGTCCGAGGGAAAGGGCTACGGATGCGTTGTAGGAATGGGCTTCGGGCATCATCGGGATGCGCAGCACCGCGTCGCACTGCTTCTTGATGAACGGCGGAAGGCCCACGTCTTCGCCGCCGACCGCGATTACGGCCTGTTCTGAGAACTTGAAATCGGCGAGGTTCGTCTCGGTGTCGGCGTCGAGCCCGAGAATCTGGTATCCGGCCATCTTGAGTTCACCGACGGCGGCCTCGAGGTTGTCGGGGCGGCATACGCGCATCTTTTCGAGGGCGCCAGCGGACGTACGGGCGACGCTCGGGGTAATGCCGCACATTCCCTTCGCGGGAATCAGGAACAGGTCGACTCCCAGCGCGAGACAGCTGCGGATGCAGGCGCCGAGGTTGCGCGGGTCTTCGATGTTTGTCGCTACGGCGATAAGCTTCTTTTCGCCCTTTTCCTTTGCCTGGAAGAGTTCTTCGCGCACGTCCATCCAGTTCAGGAGTTCCTTCTCGTTCATCAGGGCGACCACGCCCTGGTTCGGGCGGGCGTAGCTGTCGAGAATCTTGGAGTCTACCTGCTGCACGTGCACGTGCGAGCGCTTGGCGAGTTTCTGCAGTTCGTAGAGTTTGGGGTTGCCCGACTGGTGCATGAAGAGTACGCGGTGGACCTTCAGCGGTTCCTTGGTCAGGAGTTCGGTGACTTCCTTGATACCGCCGACGGCGACCTGTGGTTGCGAGTCGGCGTCACCCATCGCGGTGATGACCTTGTCCGGTGCGGGGCGCCTGTTTTCGAAACGGTTGTCGAACCTGTTTTCGGTGCGGCCTTCGCCCCTGTTGTCGAATCTCTTTTCGAACCGGCGTTCGTGTCCGAATCCTTGCCTGCGGTCGCTGCTGAAACCGCGACGGTTGCCGTCATTGTTGAATGCCATTGGATAGCTCCGTATTTACGTTGTTTTAAGTGTCCGGTTGCCTCTAGTACAGTTCCTTGCAGGCGATGACGACATCCATCTTGATGTCGGTTTCCTTCTGTGCTAGGGGTTCCTTTGAAATCTGTGCCGGCGTGGCGATGCCCGCCCTGTAAGCTCTGGGGTACTTGGCGAGGAACCTGTCGTAGTAGCCTTTCCCGTGGCCGACGCGGCAGCCGTCCCAGTTGAACTTCACGCCGGGGACGAGGAACACGGGAATGTCGCCTTCGAACTTTTCGAGGCCCTCGCGGGGTTCCATGATGCCGAAATGACCCTTGACCAGGTCCTTGCGCAAGTTGCTTACTTTGTAAAAATTCATGATGCCCTCGCCCTCGCAGCGCGGGAGCAGCAGGCGGCCTTCGATGGCCAGTTCCTGGATGATGGGCTTGATGTTGGGTTCGCCCTTGACGGGGTAGAACGCCGCGATGTTGCGGGCGTCCCTGTATCCGGGAATCTCGTGTATCTCGGTCCAGGGGTCCTTGATGACGTCTTCACCCCTTTTTTCGCGACGCTTTTTCAGGACGAGCTCCACGATGGGGCTACTCCCGAAAACAAGCATGACCAGGATGCAGATGGCGATTGCTGGTAGCATGCTCATGGGCTAGTCCTCGCCGATTCGTTTTGCCGTAGGGAGCTTTTCGCGGAGGATGCGGTTCCAGATATTCTTCTGCCAGTTCATCAGGTGCGCTTCGGCATAGCGTTCTTCCCAGGCCATGCATCCCGGTGCGGCAAGCCAGATGAGCTGCGCCCTGTTCGCGAGGAGCGACGGGTCGAGGTGTTCCTTCTCTGCTTCTTCGTCGCGCCAGAACTTGAGGGCGGCGAGCAGTTCGGAATGGGGGACTACCGGTGGAGGCGGGGCCTTCGGCAGGCGTTCGGGCCATTCGCATTCCGGTGTAGAAACAGCCGCCTGCAGCATTTCCTTGAAGGATTCCAGGCGTTCGTCCCGGAAGTTCCTCGGGAGCTTGGGAAGGTGTTCCACCTTCACGTCGGGGAAATGGGCCTGTGCTGCGCGCACGATGGCGAGCATGAGTTCTGCGGGCATGACCTTGTAGGGAGGCCTGTCCATGAGTTCGGCCTGCTTTTCGCGCCATTCCCAGAGGTGCTTTAAAATGTTGAGCCCGCATGGATTGAATAGGCTGGAGCCGGTGAGTCGCCAGTGCTCGCGCGTCTTTTCGCTGGGCATCTTGGCATGCTCGATCAGGGCCTGGCACTGTTCCATGAGCCAGTCGAGGCGGCCGGCCGCGATGAGCTTTTCCGAAAGGATGGCGCACAGTTCGTGCAGGTAGAAAGTATCGTGGATGGCGTATTCGCACATCTCGAGCGGCAGGGGCCTTATGGTCCAGTCGGCGCGCTGGTTTTCCTTTTTCAGTTCGTCACCGAAGTACTCCCGCACGAGGTCGGCAAGGCCGAGGTGTTCCGCTCCTAAAAACTTCGCGGCAAGCATCGTGTCGAAAATATTTTTCGGCGAGAACCCGTAGGTCTGCCACAGGAGCCGCAGGTCGTAGTCCGCGCCGTGGAAGATGACGGTCTGCATGGCGCGTGTCTTGAACAGCGGCGAAATGTCAGTATCGCACAGGGGGTCTACAATATAGTGGTGTTCACCGATAGTAATCTGGATAAGGCAGAGCCGCGCGACATAGTGATGCATGGAGTCGGCTTCA
This genomic window from Fibrobacter sp. contains:
- a CDS encoding 5-formyltetrahydrofolate cyclo-ligase, translated to MSMLPAIAICILVMLVFGSSPIVELVLKKRREKRGEDVIKDPWTEIHEIPGYRDARNIAAFYPVKGEPNIKPIIQELAIEGRLLLPRCEGEGIMNFYKVSNLRKDLVKGHFGIMEPREGLEKFEGDIPVFLVPGVKFNWDGCRVGHGKGYYDRFLAKYPRAYRAGIATPAQISKEPLAQKETDIKMDVVIACKELY
- a CDS encoding RNA methyltransferase; translated protein: MAFNNDGNRRGFSSDRRQGFGHERRFEKRFDNRGEGRTENRFDNRFENRRPAPDKVITAMGDADSQPQVAVGGIKEVTELLTKEPLKVHRVLFMHQSGNPKLYELQKLAKRSHVHVQQVDSKILDSYARPNQGVVALMNEKELLNWMDVREELFQAKEKGEKKLIAVATNIEDPRNLGACIRSCLALGVDLFLIPAKGMCGITPSVARTSAGALEKMRVCRPDNLEAAVGELKMAGYQILGLDADTETNLADFKFSEQAVIAVGGEDVGLPPFIKKQCDAVLRIPMMPEAHSYNASVALSLGLYEFARLRIKTP
- a CDS encoding ribonuclease D; this encodes MMQNEKYILVDNEESLANLLADLEQYDMAAVDTEADSMHHYVARLCLIQITIGEHHYIVDPLCDTDISPLFKTRAMQTVIFHGADYDLRLLWQTYGFSPKNIFDTMLAAKFLGAEHLGLADLVREYFGDELKKENQRADWTIRPLPLEMCEYAIHDTFYLHELCAILSEKLIAAGRLDWLMEQCQALIEHAKMPSEKTREHWRLTGSSLFNPCGLNILKHLWEWREKQAELMDRPPYKVMPAELMLAIVRAAQAHFPDVKVEHLPKLPRNFRDERLESFKEMLQAAVSTPECEWPERLPKAPPPPVVPHSELLAALKFWRDEEAEKEHLDPSLLANRAQLIWLAAPGCMAWEERYAEAHLMNWQKNIWNRILREKLPTAKRIGED
- a CDS encoding AAA family ATPase; amino-acid sequence: MESARKVINLFLKTKFNPNDLKSELYKAGEAAKEEGWTFMDASFQLGGKARDEGLSPDEVEQVLRRAFSSEKRSSEREEVRQEAPAAPAPVGQAPVVEAMPKPTIISPLPTGMISMEQMLALGLDTQSMELLQNFKIDPEALSIPWPAADWRKDLAKLLEVAFEKDETIEFKISDTPTATTELVSNIVDRDDTIKKIMKSLDCQDGALICVNAAKGGPDATDESWRYRYAVIDNPKMSLAKQLAYYKALNLPCAALVNTGANSVQAWVKIGAADREEYDERIDFLFKTLDSQGFKIDSANKSPSFMARMPGVLRGGKQQYLIATEQGAKNFKEWKEWVEYSLDGKPLIELASDSEEPPKKDASIIENMLRAGEFFLFQAPPKSGKSLALMDMALSICYGEEWFGNATTSNDVLFINFELTKSVFLNRLHLLGNKRGLNASTPKFGFLNLRGTALSPLETAQLIAKRIEGAKKLENHDYRVVVIDPISAVLHNPKSMRLTGSPHQILMQMVDTIIALTGCAVVTACNNDEYPYLQSRADSVISLSPVEGGLNLFQINGTFREFPKMLARECSWIYPRFFV